In Solanum lycopersicum chromosome 5, SLM_r2.1, the following are encoded in one genomic region:
- the LOC138348757 gene encoding uncharacterized protein, whose translation MALFEALYGRRCRSPVGWFEVGESYILGPNIKHETVEKVRMIKDRLATAYNRQKSYADNRRRALEFEVGDQVYLKISPMKGMMRFGNVAYELKLPNELASVHPVFHVSILKKCLGNPASILPIVGLGVNENLSYEEVPLEILDRQVKRLRNKDLAT comes from the exons ATGGCACTTTTTGaagcactgtatgggaggagatgtaggtccccagttgggtggtttgaagtgGGAGAGTCTTACATTCTTGGCCCTAACATTAAACATGAGACTGTGGAAAAGGTGAGAATGATCAAGGATAGATTGGCTACTGCTTACAATCGTCAAAAATCCTATGCTGATAACAGGAGGAGAGCTCTTgaattcgaggtaggtgatcaaGTCTACCtgaagatatcacccatgaaagggatgatgaggtttg GGAATGTTGCCTATGAACTGAAATTACCAAATGAGTtggcttctgttcatccagtatttcatgtTTCGATTCTTAAAAAGTGTCTAGGCAATCCAGCATCCATTCTGCCTATCGTGGGGTTAGGAGTcaatgagaacctttcttatgaagaggttccacttgaaattttagatcgccaagtgaagcggctgaggaacaaggacCTTGCCActtaa